One part of the Humulus lupulus chromosome 9, drHumLupu1.1, whole genome shotgun sequence genome encodes these proteins:
- the LOC133802434 gene encoding SH3 domain-containing protein 3, which yields MDALRKQASKLREQVAKQQQAVIKQFSGTGYESSDVMVIDEIELQRHQQLEKLYRSTRSGKDFQKELVRAAESLTAIGMKHMETGTKLSEDCCKYGSENIDDYILAKAASIYGDARKHVEKEQEEFNKLLSIQVLDPLRAMVMGVPLEDARHLAQRYSRMRQEAEAQATEVSRRQARVREAPIPENVAKLHAAEAKMQELKANMAVLGKEASAALAAVESQQQRLTFQRLVALVEGEKNYHLRIASILGDVEAEMVVEKQHKESAPPVIPSDSFSDKTYFLAEAVHSFTAASEKELSLSVGDYVVVRKVTPSGWSEGECKGKAGWFPSGYVEKRQRLPTEAY from the exons GCTGTGATAAAGCAATTTAGTGGGACTGGTTATGAAAGCTCAGATGTAATGGTGATAGATGAGATTGAATTGCAGAGACATCAACAACTAGAGAAACTTTATAGATCTACTCGTTCAGGAAAG GATTTTCAGAAAGAACTTGTAAGAGCAGCAGAATCCTTGACAGCCATAGGAATGAAGCATATGGAAACAG GAACCAAACTGTCTGAGGATTGTTGTAAATATGGATCTGAAAACATCGATGACTACATATTAGCAAAAGCTGCATCTATATATGGTGATGCTCGCAAGCATGTggaaaaagaacaagaagaattTAACAAGCTGCTTTCTATACAG GTTTTAGATCCACTGAGAGCCATGGTCATGGGGGTTCCTCTTGAAGATGCTCGCCATCTTGCTCAACGTTATAGTCGAATGAGACAGGAAGCAGAGGCACAG GCAACTGAGGTTTCCAGAAGACAAGCAAGGGTAAGGGAAGCGCCTATTCCTGAAAATGTTGCAAAGCTGCATGCAGCGGAGGCAAAAATGCAAGAACTAAAGGCAAACATGGCAGTTCTTGGTAAAGAAGCTTCAGCTGCATTGGCTGCTGTTGAATCGCAGCAGCAGAGACTGACTTTCCAAAGACTTGTTGCACTG GTTGAAGGAGAAAAGAATTATCACCTGAGAATCGCTTCTATTCTTGGTGATGTCGAAGCTGAG ATGGTGGTAGAGAAACAGCATAAAGAGTCGGCTCCTCCTGTGATTCCATCAGATAGTTTCTCTGACAAGACATACTTCTTGGCTgaa GCGGTGCATTCTTTCACTGCTGCATCAGAGAAAGAGTTGAGCTTATCAGTTGGTGACTATGTTGTTGTGCGAAAG GTGACTCCGTCTGGCTGGTCGGAAGGAGAGTGCAAAGGCAAGGCTGGGTGGTTCCCATCTGGGTATGTCGAGAAGCGCCAGAGACTTCCGACTGAAGCTTATTGA